One Citricoccus sp. K5 DNA window includes the following coding sequences:
- a CDS encoding arylsulfotransferase family protein translates to MRAGPGYGGEHPSRVLAASAMLTVALAVSACTADGEGGAAAGKQPIPHQSFASRPDLKPPVVEITRGPAWSDEYEQSQEFTFLTPNYGSETPSDGAVILDARGELVWMSPAKDDDPEDDPFDLRVQEYQGEPVLTVYEGTSDGGMGDGEVILLDQSYEEITRVTTGGSLGPGQADFHDTTITPEDTMLIAAYVPAPADLTDVGGPEDGHIQDAVIQEVDIATGDVLFEWSAIGHVPLTETMLDFDDEQAELEKEAEEAEESEQVDSSEASDPQTGPPELGTEEHPFDYFHINSVTEDDDGSLLVSARHTNAVYKLDRATGAVEWTLGGSASDFEMGEGADFTWQHDAHRSPDGTLTLLDNHSHGGSDDDSSRGLRLALDGDAMTAEVATEYLPPADRVASSMANAQQMANGNMLIGWGARPHYSEYTPGGELIYDVCHGDECRGDEFEGGGGSYRAYKFAWQGRPAAEPDVTVQERDGERLAHVSWNGATEVARWRLVAGEDEGSATEQAVVDREGFETAIPVPDDAAELPYVVVEALDTEGTVLGKTQAR, encoded by the coding sequence ATGCGTGCCGGGCCTGGATACGGGGGCGAGCATCCTTCTCGGGTGCTCGCGGCGTCAGCGATGCTGACCGTGGCGCTGGCGGTCTCGGCCTGTACAGCTGACGGCGAGGGAGGAGCGGCAGCGGGGAAGCAGCCGATTCCGCACCAGAGTTTCGCCAGCCGCCCGGACCTCAAGCCTCCGGTGGTGGAGATCACCCGTGGTCCCGCGTGGTCAGACGAGTACGAGCAGTCCCAGGAGTTCACGTTCCTGACACCGAACTACGGCTCTGAGACTCCCTCGGACGGGGCCGTCATCCTGGACGCCCGCGGTGAGCTGGTGTGGATGAGCCCGGCCAAGGATGACGACCCGGAGGACGACCCCTTCGACCTTCGGGTCCAGGAGTACCAGGGCGAACCAGTCCTCACGGTCTACGAGGGGACCAGTGACGGCGGTATGGGCGATGGCGAGGTGATCCTCCTCGACCAGTCCTATGAGGAGATCACCCGCGTCACCACCGGCGGCTCGCTGGGGCCCGGCCAGGCGGACTTCCACGACACGACGATCACGCCAGAGGACACCATGCTGATCGCCGCCTACGTGCCGGCACCGGCAGACCTCACCGACGTGGGCGGCCCGGAGGACGGGCACATCCAGGACGCCGTGATCCAGGAGGTCGACATCGCCACCGGCGACGTGCTCTTCGAGTGGAGCGCCATCGGCCATGTTCCCCTCACGGAGACCATGCTCGACTTCGATGACGAACAGGCGGAACTGGAAAAGGAAGCCGAGGAAGCCGAGGAATCCGAACAGGTCGACTCGTCCGAAGCCTCCGACCCACAGACCGGACCGCCCGAGCTCGGCACTGAGGAGCACCCCTTCGACTACTTCCACATCAACTCCGTGACGGAGGACGACGACGGCTCTCTGCTGGTCTCGGCCCGCCACACCAACGCGGTGTACAAGCTGGACCGCGCCACCGGCGCCGTGGAATGGACGTTGGGCGGCTCGGCCAGCGACTTCGAGATGGGCGAGGGGGCGGACTTCACCTGGCAGCATGATGCGCACCGGAGTCCGGACGGCACGCTGACCCTCTTGGACAACCACTCCCACGGTGGCAGTGATGACGATTCCTCCCGCGGACTGCGCCTGGCCCTGGACGGAGACGCGATGACCGCGGAGGTGGCCACCGAGTACCTGCCGCCGGCCGACCGGGTGGCCAGTTCCATGGCCAACGCGCAGCAGATGGCCAACGGGAACATGCTGATCGGCTGGGGTGCCCGCCCGCACTACTCCGAGTACACGCCCGGAGGTGAGCTCATCTACGACGTCTGTCACGGCGATGAATGCCGAGGGGACGAGTTCGAGGGTGGCGGCGGCAGCTACCGGGCGTACAAGTTCGCCTGGCAGGGACGGCCCGCCGCCGAGCCGGATGTCACCGTGCAGGAGCGCGACGGTGAACGCCTCGCCCACGTCTCCTGGAACGGAGCCACCGAGGTCGCCCGGTGGCGGCTCGTGGCCGGCGAGGACGAGGGCAGCGCCACCGAACAGGCCGTCGTCGACCGTGAGGGCTTCGAGACGGCCATCCCGGTTCCGGACGATGCCGCGGAGCTGCCCTACGTCGTCGTCGAGGCCCTGGACACCGAGGGCACGGTGCTGGGGAAAACCCAGGCCCGGTGA
- a CDS encoding RDD family protein, translating to MQKTLNLVNAPAGKRLAAWVIDQIIPALAVGIATGATFPAVLDSAGVAQQEALATYTMALLIASVVSLAYTVWLWGWQASAGKTPGNLVLGLRVTSEEGTPAGWGPIFLRWVIVSVSGIVPVIGPILMLLSNIWDTNHQRQGWHDKVARTLVVDVNTGRNPLTSGGLYGPSTFAPGALQPGDPGHPETGVSVPPASRWPAFNPAVAAGPITSVPGAGHAAASGAPQPGAPQQPAQPPSGTFPGPATGSPAARPAPAVQPAANAPAAAGASAPAPAGVPAPATSGAGQSSSGYNENQVVLVGGAAETANPGDPDQEMGSTQLRSQVSVAPTAVKLRFDDGQSHELAGSALVGRNPAAAAGETVDLLIPFADMGRSVSKTHLHLTVDSTGVWVTDRNSTNGSGVTPRGGERQRLDPGQPVLAAVGATVHFGDRSFTVSAA from the coding sequence GTGCAGAAAACCCTGAACCTGGTCAACGCACCGGCCGGCAAGCGCTTGGCGGCCTGGGTGATCGACCAGATCATTCCGGCGCTGGCCGTGGGCATCGCCACCGGTGCCACGTTCCCCGCCGTGCTGGACTCCGCCGGGGTGGCCCAACAGGAGGCTCTGGCCACCTACACCATGGCCCTGCTCATCGCCTCGGTGGTGTCCCTGGCCTACACGGTGTGGCTGTGGGGTTGGCAGGCGTCCGCGGGCAAGACTCCCGGCAACCTGGTCCTGGGCCTGCGCGTCACCTCAGAGGAGGGCACTCCCGCCGGCTGGGGCCCGATCTTCCTGCGCTGGGTCATCGTCTCCGTCAGCGGAATCGTCCCGGTGATCGGCCCCATCCTGATGTTGTTGTCCAACATCTGGGACACCAACCACCAGCGCCAGGGTTGGCATGACAAGGTGGCCCGCACCCTCGTGGTGGACGTCAACACCGGCCGCAACCCGCTGACCAGCGGTGGTCTCTACGGTCCATCCACCTTCGCGCCCGGCGCCCTGCAGCCCGGAGACCCCGGTCATCCGGAGACCGGGGTGTCCGTGCCGCCGGCCTCCCGCTGGCCCGCCTTCAACCCGGCCGTCGCCGCCGGGCCGATCACCTCCGTGCCCGGTGCGGGCCACGCCGCCGCCTCCGGGGCACCCCAGCCGGGCGCACCGCAGCAGCCGGCCCAGCCGCCGTCGGGCACCTTCCCCGGGCCCGCGACCGGCTCACCCGCAGCCCGCCCGGCCCCCGCCGTCCAGCCGGCGGCCAACGCGCCGGCCGCCGCCGGAGCATCAGCTCCGGCCCCTGCGGGTGTTCCGGCCCCGGCCACGTCCGGTGCGGGACAGTCCTCCTCGGGCTACAACGAGAATCAGGTCGTCTTGGTCGGGGGCGCCGCCGAGACGGCGAACCCGGGCGACCCCGACCAGGAGATGGGATCTACCCAGCTGCGCAGCCAGGTGAGCGTGGCACCCACCGCCGTCAAGCTCCGGTTCGACGACGGCCAGAGCCACGAGCTCGCGGGCTCGGCCCTGGTGGGCCGCAACCCGGCCGCTGCCGCGGGGGAGACCGTGGACCTGCTCATCCCGTTCGCTGACATGGGCCGTTCCGTCTCCAAGACGCACCTGCACCTGACCGTCGATTCGACCGGCGTGTGGGTGACCGACCGCAACTCCACCAACGGCTCGGGCGTAACCCCGCGCGGGGGCGAACGTCAGCGCCTCGATCCTGGCCAGCCCGTCTTGGCGGCGGTCGGGGCCACGGTGCACTTCGGTGACCGTTCCTTCACGGTGTCGGCTGCATGA
- a CDS encoding serine/threonine-protein kinase, which translates to MSGKRPPAPPPHIDGFRYVSLLGSGGFSDVYLYEQDRPRRKVAVKVLLSGLKTERARKSFESEANLMAQLSSHPYIVTIYEADITEDGHSYLAMEYCSRPSLDLRYRRSRLGVDEVLAVGIQVSSAVESAHRAGIVHRDIKPANILTTDYNRPALTDFGISGTTDMLDDDAGMSIPWSAPEAFAGGSPDGFAMDVWSLGATLYTLLAGRSPFVRPGADNSQKELISRIAKAPLPPLNRADMPASLELVLSTAMAKNPGSRFPSAHSFALALQRVQAELGLSVTPFEVMDESGSLEAEDDEVEEGGDATRVRQIVSIDPDRGSTNTSRHFPPMPPPSAPGRPKDEVDDATVMRPARGPAPAGPTPDDDPTIMGGRVSGGLAGSRAPSRPARSYPDAGGEWEPDGTTARRVEEQPAGSPFAAWMGENKVGIIASLVVLVLGIVGAVWLANSMAVQPREDPEPTFISESPGLPLPEPEDPVAAAENVTATADGAEAVFTWENPDPKEGDTYMWRTSTATGQGRITTADEATATTPVLEEDRTCIEVVVIRSNGKQSDPTVGCVD; encoded by the coding sequence GTGAGCGGTAAACGGCCACCGGCCCCGCCGCCGCACATCGACGGGTTCCGGTACGTCAGCCTGCTGGGCTCCGGCGGCTTCTCGGACGTCTACCTCTACGAGCAGGACCGGCCTCGCCGCAAGGTGGCCGTCAAGGTGCTGCTCTCCGGCCTCAAGACCGAACGGGCGCGCAAGTCCTTCGAATCCGAGGCCAACCTCATGGCCCAGCTGTCCTCGCACCCGTACATCGTCACGATCTACGAGGCGGACATCACCGAGGACGGCCACTCCTACCTGGCCATGGAGTACTGCTCCCGGCCATCCCTGGACCTGCGCTACCGCCGCTCCCGGTTGGGCGTGGACGAGGTCCTGGCCGTCGGCATCCAGGTCTCCTCTGCCGTGGAGTCCGCGCACCGGGCCGGGATCGTGCACCGGGACATCAAGCCTGCCAACATCCTGACCACGGATTACAACCGCCCCGCACTGACGGACTTCGGCATCTCCGGCACCACGGACATGCTGGATGACGACGCCGGCATGTCCATCCCGTGGTCCGCCCCGGAGGCCTTCGCCGGCGGCAGCCCGGACGGTTTCGCCATGGACGTGTGGTCCCTCGGTGCCACGCTCTACACCCTGCTCGCCGGGAGGTCCCCGTTCGTGCGGCCGGGGGCGGACAACTCGCAGAAGGAACTGATCTCCAGGATCGCCAAGGCCCCTCTGCCGCCCTTGAACCGGGCGGACATGCCGGCCTCGCTGGAGTTGGTGCTGTCCACGGCGATGGCCAAGAACCCCGGCTCGCGCTTCCCCTCGGCGCACTCGTTCGCGCTGGCGCTGCAACGGGTCCAGGCCGAGTTGGGCCTGTCCGTCACGCCGTTCGAGGTCATGGACGAGTCGGGCTCGCTGGAAGCGGAGGATGACGAGGTCGAGGAGGGCGGCGACGCCACCCGCGTCCGGCAGATCGTCTCGATCGATCCGGACCGTGGCTCCACGAACACCTCCCGCCACTTCCCGCCGATGCCCCCGCCCTCCGCGCCGGGACGTCCGAAGGATGAAGTGGATGATGCCACGGTCATGCGACCTGCCCGGGGACCCGCCCCGGCCGGTCCGACCCCGGACGATGATCCCACCATCATGGGCGGGCGCGTCAGCGGCGGCTTGGCCGGTTCCCGGGCACCGTCACGCCCGGCGAGGTCCTATCCCGACGCCGGCGGGGAGTGGGAGCCCGACGGCACCACCGCGCGGCGAGTGGAGGAACAACCGGCGGGTTCGCCGTTCGCCGCCTGGATGGGCGAGAACAAGGTCGGCATCATCGCCTCACTGGTGGTGCTGGTGCTGGGCATCGTGGGTGCCGTCTGGCTGGCGAACAGCATGGCCGTCCAGCCGCGGGAGGATCCGGAACCCACCTTCATCAGTGAGTCGCCCGGACTGCCACTGCCGGAACCCGAGGATCCAGTGGCGGCCGCCGAGAACGTGACGGCCACGGCGGACGGGGCCGAAGCCGTGTTCACCTGGGAGAACCCTGATCCGAAGGAGGGGGACACCTACATGTGGAGGACGTCCACGGCCACGGGTCAGGGACGGATCACCACTGCGGACGAGGCCACGGCCACCACCCCCGTGCTGGAGGAGGACCGGACGTGCATCGAGGTCGTGGTGATCCGGTCCAACGGGAAGCAGTCTGACCCCACGGTGGGGTGTGTGGACTGA
- a CDS encoding transglutaminase domain-containing protein, translating to MPTLPKQPRQKGIRLGFSWSQVASDAAVLLVLLGLGLLGFQDTFAGDWHYLVAGFGGIALGLGVALASAYLRWNVWMTTGAAVLGYLVFGFALAAPSEAAVGFLPSLDALLVLVTGPVTAWKDILTVAAPVGVNGGMLVAPYLSGMLTALVAGLLAWRVRLPYWTVIPVLVMTVVGIMFGTKDAPMAVVRGMLLIMGAVAWLAWRHHRMRVQGTRTDTAGADAADTTTVSNPATARKMVWRRVGMGAAVLAVAGLLTASASPLLLQDQDRKVLRDVVDPPIELFDYPSPLMKFRQYVKDQHEEVLFTVEGLPEGQRVRLAALDAYDGMVYNVNPQSGGNFSPVGDASRLSGTEETEIPNRATGTLDISIEAYNGVWLPGGGKLNGAELQGPRADQLSTSLYYNDGNETALSTIPLQEGDSYSADVVFPVQVASEDLEGQDFGEIVMPELTGVPQVVPEKAAELTGNQDQPFGIVSGLASTLHESGAFSNGREGEVTSLSGHYAGRITQLLDAEQWIGDDEQYAVGMALMARSLDIPARVVMGFYPENYSADGGPIQIKGKDVHAWVEVNFANVGWVALDPTPDKDNVPTPPQQEPKSTPKPQVLQPPPPPQEQADLPPDTAPEPQDAEQEERSWWDQWGHIVMIVVYSLIPLLILMIPLLIIAILKGRRRKRRREAQTPAEQVSGGWSEVLSLATDLGSEPQRSGTRREHATELVGAFPTAAAGTTLLARRADQAVFGPGEPNEAQVADYWARVDENIAGMRDSVSGWQRFRAKYTPRSLLLEARTRRRQRRQLRKQQRQADRARMAERRGGDRTAERQTRAARRGGRSRGVRTVDQQASEKQE from the coding sequence ATGCCGACCCTGCCGAAGCAGCCCCGGCAGAAGGGAATCCGGTTGGGCTTCTCCTGGTCCCAGGTGGCGAGCGACGCAGCGGTGCTGCTCGTGCTGCTCGGTCTCGGCCTGCTGGGCTTCCAGGACACCTTCGCCGGTGACTGGCACTACCTGGTGGCCGGATTCGGCGGCATCGCCCTGGGACTCGGCGTCGCCCTCGCCAGCGCCTACCTGCGCTGGAACGTGTGGATGACCACCGGTGCGGCCGTCCTCGGCTACCTCGTCTTCGGGTTCGCCCTGGCGGCCCCCTCCGAGGCCGCCGTCGGCTTCCTGCCCAGCCTGGACGCCCTTCTGGTCCTGGTCACGGGGCCCGTCACGGCCTGGAAGGACATCCTCACCGTGGCCGCCCCGGTGGGCGTCAACGGCGGCATGCTCGTGGCTCCCTACCTGTCCGGGATGCTCACCGCCCTCGTGGCCGGTCTTCTGGCGTGGAGGGTGCGCCTGCCCTACTGGACCGTGATCCCCGTGCTGGTGATGACCGTCGTCGGGATCATGTTCGGCACCAAGGACGCACCGATGGCCGTGGTGCGCGGAATGCTCCTGATCATGGGCGCTGTCGCCTGGCTCGCCTGGCGTCACCACCGCATGCGCGTGCAGGGGACTCGAACAGACACAGCCGGCGCCGACGCGGCGGACACCACCACCGTGTCCAACCCTGCGACCGCGCGCAAGATGGTGTGGCGCCGCGTCGGCATGGGAGCCGCCGTCCTCGCCGTCGCCGGTCTGCTGACCGCGTCCGCCTCGCCGCTGCTGCTGCAGGACCAGGACCGCAAGGTGTTGCGCGACGTCGTGGATCCGCCCATCGAGCTGTTCGACTACCCGAGTCCTCTGATGAAGTTCCGCCAGTACGTCAAGGACCAGCACGAGGAGGTCCTGTTCACGGTCGAGGGCCTGCCCGAGGGGCAGCGGGTCCGCCTGGCCGCGCTGGATGCCTATGACGGCATGGTCTACAACGTGAACCCGCAGTCCGGGGGCAACTTCTCGCCCGTCGGTGATGCCTCCCGGCTCTCCGGTACGGAGGAGACCGAGATCCCGAACCGGGCCACCGGCACCCTGGACATCAGCATCGAGGCCTACAACGGGGTCTGGCTGCCAGGCGGCGGCAAACTCAACGGTGCCGAGCTGCAGGGACCACGGGCAGACCAGCTCTCGACGTCGCTCTACTACAACGACGGCAATGAGACCGCGCTGTCCACCATCCCGCTGCAGGAGGGCGACTCCTACTCCGCGGACGTGGTCTTCCCGGTGCAGGTGGCGTCCGAGGATCTCGAGGGGCAGGACTTCGGCGAGATCGTCATGCCGGAGCTGACCGGGGTGCCGCAGGTCGTCCCGGAGAAGGCCGCTGAACTGACGGGCAACCAGGACCAGCCCTTCGGCATCGTCAGCGGCCTGGCGTCCACCCTCCACGAGTCCGGCGCCTTCTCCAACGGCCGCGAGGGCGAGGTCACCTCCCTCTCTGGCCACTACGCCGGCCGTATCACCCAGTTGCTGGACGCCGAGCAGTGGATCGGTGATGACGAGCAGTATGCCGTCGGCATGGCCCTGATGGCCCGGTCCCTGGACATCCCGGCCCGCGTGGTCATGGGCTTCTATCCGGAGAACTACTCGGCGGACGGCGGCCCGATCCAGATCAAGGGCAAGGATGTCCACGCCTGGGTCGAGGTCAACTTCGCGAACGTCGGCTGGGTCGCCCTGGACCCGACCCCGGACAAGGACAACGTCCCCACGCCGCCGCAGCAGGAACCCAAGTCCACGCCCAAACCGCAGGTGCTCCAGCCCCCGCCGCCGCCGCAGGAGCAGGCCGACCTGCCCCCGGACACGGCACCGGAGCCCCAGGACGCCGAGCAGGAGGAACGGTCCTGGTGGGACCAGTGGGGCCACATCGTCATGATCGTGGTCTACTCGCTGATCCCATTGCTGATCCTGATGATCCCGCTGCTCATCATCGCGATCCTCAAGGGCCGCCGCCGCAAGAGGCGGCGTGAGGCGCAGACACCCGCCGAGCAGGTCTCGGGCGGTTGGTCCGAGGTGCTCAGCCTCGCCACGGACCTCGGTTCCGAACCCCAACGCTCCGGCACCCGGCGCGAACACGCCACGGAGCTGGTAGGTGCCTTCCCGACGGCGGCCGCCGGCACCACACTGCTGGCCCGCCGCGCGGACCAGGCCGTCTTCGGCCCGGGAGAGCCGAACGAGGCCCAGGTCGCCGACTACTGGGCGCGGGTCGACGAGAACATCGCCGGCATGCGTGACTCGGTGAGCGGCTGGCAGCGGTTCCGGGCGAAGTACACGCCGCGGTCGCTCCTGCTCGAGGCCCGGACCCGCCGCCGCCAGCGCCGCCAGCTGAGGAAACAGCAGCGCCAGGCGGATCGTGCCCGGATGGCCGAACGGCGCGGAGGCGACCGGACCGCCGAACGCCAGACCCGTGCCGCCCGGCGTGGCGGCCGGAGCCGCGGAGTCCGTACAGTGGACCAGCAAGCTAGCGAGAAACAGGAATAA
- a CDS encoding PP2C family serine/threonine-protein phosphatase, translating into MTLNASVDLPQRPFRLNYGFGSHRGLRRQLNEDSLVVTGNLFAVADGMGGHEAGEVASRICVETLAAGVKEVRNDLTADELQQLMVTADQAIRRVGGSRAGTTLAGVAIVRELQGLYWMVFNVGDSRTYRLSEGEFEQVSVDHSEVQEMVDEGYLTDEEARHHPRRHVITRALGTGEASESDFWMLSVHDGDRLMVCSDGLTSEVPDEEIRRELAENNSPQDAVDALIRRALDGGGRDNITVIVVDVEDTDAEGDRESTSPRPGEADEQQTTRPRFDGGSGGRMVNGERVFGMNEGEGE; encoded by the coding sequence ATGACCTTGAATGCCAGTGTGGACCTACCCCAAAGACCCTTCCGTCTGAACTACGGCTTCGGCTCCCACCGGGGCCTGCGCCGGCAACTGAACGAGGACTCGCTGGTGGTGACCGGCAACCTCTTCGCCGTGGCCGATGGGATGGGCGGCCATGAGGCCGGCGAGGTCGCCAGCCGGATCTGCGTGGAGACGCTGGCCGCGGGAGTCAAGGAGGTCCGCAACGATCTCACCGCCGACGAGCTGCAGCAGCTCATGGTCACGGCTGACCAGGCCATCCGCCGGGTCGGGGGATCCCGTGCGGGGACCACGCTGGCCGGGGTGGCCATCGTCCGGGAACTGCAGGGGCTGTACTGGATGGTCTTCAACGTGGGGGACTCCCGGACCTACCGGCTCTCCGAGGGCGAGTTCGAGCAGGTCAGCGTGGACCACTCGGAGGTCCAGGAGATGGTGGACGAGGGGTACCTGACGGACGAGGAGGCACGGCACCACCCGCGCCGGCATGTCATCACGCGGGCCCTGGGCACCGGTGAGGCGTCCGAGTCCGACTTCTGGATGCTGTCCGTTCATGACGGCGACCGGCTCATGGTCTGCTCGGACGGACTGACGTCCGAGGTGCCCGACGAGGAGATCCGCCGCGAATTGGCCGAGAACAACTCGCCGCAGGACGCCGTGGACGCGTTGATCCGGCGGGCCCTGGACGGAGGCGGCCGGGACAACATCACGGTGATCGTGGTGGATGTGGAGGACACGGATGCCGAGGGCGACCGTGAGTCCACGTCGCCGCGGCCCGGTGAGGCGGATGAGCAGCAGACCACGCGCCCCCGGTTCGACGGGGGCAGTGGTGGACGGATGGTCAACGGGGAACGCGTGTTCGGCATGAACGAGGGTGAAGGGGAATGA
- a CDS encoding FHA domain-containing protein, whose product MSQTAKVRYSAGPWLGLVRGRCLVALPADASEETAAVAWDLLAGTPGVERLLAAVLSGRLDLTGLPSFAIVSFREGTTLHAILRGDVVLRMDCSDGSHTELSGTGVATWNERVVHGVESFELLVDDAVADVENLPLEAGAVRLASLHADLVMRSGSGSDQAEKADEADEADDDDLAGPAVGLADHAADIPADNTEEPSADAETADGEGGESVDDDRDAGDAGDAGPENEPEPELEPDINATIAPGPRSEQSESVSEQETAATGETTQVQPNTETADAEDSDEHADEHADENGEEEQTHDEAGTDSDDVDDRTIAGPPAAPSAVAASSDQQSRPSSAVPGPQELIDSVPWLAAARKTVPAQPPEPAAGQMVEVPADLGMTVAPEQSPDDADTVMSPSAPGVASSPAPPVPPAGPASGPAGTASMEEDHDGETVMKSDLDPQDLPPSAPAPAPPPATGPVVLARQCSQGHANPPTSAVCGICGQSLSGEAQQLRRPSLGRIRMSTGEVVELDRPAVIGRQPQAHRVGSGTMPRMLQVRSPNGDISRSHCEVVLEGWHVQLRDLKATNGTVLIREGQAPRRLGQGESLMVLDGDIADLGDGVSLRFEGLL is encoded by the coding sequence ATGAGCCAGACGGCGAAGGTCCGCTACAGTGCTGGCCCATGGCTGGGTCTCGTGCGCGGCCGGTGCCTGGTGGCGCTACCCGCGGATGCCAGCGAGGAGACGGCCGCCGTGGCCTGGGACCTGCTCGCCGGGACGCCCGGTGTCGAACGGCTGCTGGCCGCCGTGTTGTCCGGCCGCCTGGACCTCACGGGGCTGCCCTCCTTCGCCATCGTGTCCTTCCGCGAGGGCACCACGCTGCACGCCATCCTGCGGGGTGATGTGGTGCTGCGGATGGACTGCTCTGACGGAAGCCACACCGAGCTGAGCGGTACCGGGGTGGCGACCTGGAACGAGCGGGTCGTCCACGGTGTGGAGTCCTTCGAGCTACTGGTGGACGATGCCGTGGCGGACGTGGAGAACCTGCCCCTGGAAGCCGGGGCCGTGCGCCTGGCCTCCCTGCATGCGGATCTGGTGATGCGTTCCGGGTCGGGTTCGGACCAGGCAGAGAAGGCAGACGAGGCCGATGAGGCGGATGACGACGATCTCGCCGGGCCTGCCGTCGGCCTGGCGGACCACGCCGCTGACATCCCGGCCGACAACACCGAAGAGCCCTCGGCCGACGCCGAGACAGCTGACGGTGAGGGCGGTGAGTCAGTGGACGATGATCGCGATGCTGGCGATGCTGGCGATGCCGGCCCGGAGAACGAGCCGGAACCAGAGCTCGAACCGGACATCAACGCGACGATTGCGCCGGGGCCTCGCTCGGAGCAGTCCGAATCCGTATCCGAGCAGGAAACGGCTGCCACGGGGGAGACCACCCAGGTCCAGCCGAATACGGAAACGGCCGACGCTGAGGACTCTGACGAGCACGCCGACGAGCACGCTGACGAGAACGGCGAGGAGGAGCAGACCCACGACGAGGCCGGCACCGACTCCGACGATGTCGATGACCGGACCATCGCCGGCCCCCCTGCCGCGCCGAGCGCCGTGGCGGCCTCGAGCGACCAGCAGTCCCGTCCCAGCAGCGCCGTCCCCGGACCCCAGGAGCTGATCGACTCGGTGCCGTGGCTGGCCGCAGCCCGCAAGACCGTCCCGGCTCAGCCTCCGGAGCCAGCCGCCGGTCAGATGGTCGAGGTCCCGGCGGATCTGGGGATGACGGTTGCCCCGGAACAGTCGCCGGATGACGCTGACACGGTCATGTCCCCGTCTGCTCCTGGCGTGGCGTCCAGCCCGGCACCGCCAGTGCCCCCGGCCGGGCCGGCGTCGGGTCCTGCGGGGACGGCCTCCATGGAAGAGGACCATGACGGTGAGACCGTGATGAAGTCGGACCTCGACCCCCAGGATCTGCCGCCCAGCGCCCCCGCTCCGGCCCCGCCGCCGGCGACGGGACCGGTGGTCCTGGCCCGCCAGTGCTCCCAGGGGCACGCCAACCCGCCGACCAGCGCCGTCTGCGGCATCTGCGGCCAGTCCCTCTCGGGCGAGGCACAACAACTGCGCCGTCCGTCCCTGGGCCGCATCCGCATGTCCACAGGGGAGGTCGTGGAGTTGGACCGGCCGGCCGTGATCGGGCGCCAGCCGCAGGCCCACCGGGTCGGCTCCGGCACCATGCCGCGCATGCTCCAGGTCCGCAGCCCCAATGGTGACATCTCCCGCTCGCACTGCGAGGTGGTGCTGGAGGGATGGCATGTGCAGCTGCGGGACCTCAAGGCCACGAACGGCACGGTGCTGATCCGCGAGGGGCAGGCGCCGCGACGGCTGGGTCAGGGCGAGTCCCTCATGGTGCTGGACGGTGACATCGCCGATCTGGGCGATGGCGTCTCGCTGCGCTTCGAGGGGCTGTTGTGA